ATCTCTCATGACCTCCTCGAACGCGCTTTGCGTCGGCGCATCCAAGATGGTCCTCGCGCCAACCTCCTGCGCCAGCTTTGTGCCCATGCCCAACACCTTGGAGCACAGCTCGATCCTGAACCCGCCCTCGTACCCATTCGTGCTCGGCACATGGGGCTGCACCCCGGGCACAGGATTGCTCTTGCTCGTCACCCAGCACTGTCCGCTGCTGGCATTCATGACCTCTGTCAGCAGCTTGGGATCCAGCCCCGCCTTGACGCCCATGTTGAGCGCCTCAGACGCTGCCAGCGACGTGATTGCGCTCAGATAGTTGTTGATGATCTTGAAGGCCGTGCCCGCGCCGACATTGCCGCACAGGAAGATGCCGCTCTCGTTGCCCATGTGTTTTAGGTAGGACCTGACCAGGGGAAAGACGCTCCCCtccgaggatgccgccgcggggcagccAACCATAAAGGTCAGGCTGCCTGCCACGGCGCCCATGGGACCGCCCGAGACGGGTGCGTCGACGAAGGTGAGCGAGTTGAAGAGCTTGCTGGAGGAGAGCTCTTGGGtggccttggcgacggcatTGATGGTGG
This region of Purpureocillium takamizusanense chromosome 9, complete sequence genomic DNA includes:
- a CDS encoding 3-hydroxyisobutyrate dehydrogenase (EggNog:ENOG503P0XJ~COG:I), with amino-acid sequence MATPTSPSSPADTVAFIGLGVMGYPMAMNLVKGLGAEKSFLICDVHEEFLQRFQNEAQGRALSVRTVPNGFEAARAANTIITMLPTPGAVRSVYLDDETGILAGALSAGAARNHEPEPKLIMECGTIETATINAVAKATQELSSSKLFNSLTFVDAPVSGGPMGAVAGSLTFMVGCPAAASSEGSVFPLVRSYLKHMGNESGIFLCGNVGAGTAFKIINNYLSAITSLAASEALNMGVKAGLDPKLLTEVMNASSGQCWVTSKSNPVPGVQPHVPSTNGYEGGFRIELCSKVLGMGTKLAQEVGARTILDAPTQSAFEEVMRDERYRGKDARVVYKWLNESDSADR